CAGATGGAGCATCAAGTGACTCAGGAATAAAAGATCCttgttgtgtatttttctttatcttttatattgtttcaaaataaaagtaaataagagACATAATAAAGTTAATGAAATTGTAGCCTATTGCCTAATGGAAACAAGCGAGGGGTTTCCGTTTTGAGTAAACTTTCTCACCAGGAGAATTCATCACTTTGTCCCATGGCATTGGAATATCTGAAATTCTTGTTggcattaaatatttgaaatatgtcAAGTTTAAACcatttcttgttctcttttgAGAGAACATCCCATCAGTTTTGTAGTTAAAACATTTCACAGGATTctttgcttgatttttctttcattctttgtgttctgtttcttcttctttttcctttctttacttttttcctatgtttttttaaacttaattggTATTTCCTTCCTGAAAGCATTCTCCagagaatatttctttttctttcctcttaatttcAATTAATCCCCTTGTGCCTCTTATGGGCAAAATGATAAAACTGCACCTTTTGTTAGTGTACGATTTGAAGCGATAGTTCTTTGTGGCAAATTTTAGGTTCCTTTCATTGGGAGATTTCCtaaaacatcttttcatttaGAGTACAACATTTTCAATtagaatttttatgaaatattttttatattttttaaaaaatagaaaatgaatcttATCTGACATCAAATAGTATTCTAATTGAATTATCTGTACTATCTAGGTCTGgtgatttttatgtgtgtgatTAAAAGTGGAGGATATTAGCAGATGCACATAATTTCAAGATTATATCTCTTCTTTGATTCCTTTTCCAGAAAAGAACtggaattaaatttatttttaaaacaactgaaTAGTTTATAATATTATAAGGGGGGTAaagtttacatttatattttggtACTTTTTCCTATAATAGTCTCATAGAaggaattatattaatataacctGGAAGTGGTAAGTCACATATAATTTAACATACATATgtctaagtaaaaaaaaagccattctatAAGTACAAGTCAGGTAATTTTCTCTGACACTTGAattgtcatattttttttcatttttatacagaTGCAATATTCAATTATTCCTGAGTACATGCAGCTGATTATGAGaaaattgatatatttaaaaccaaaggaaaaaataatttaaggaaatgagataaaggaaaaatggaaaaatataacatTGGGAGACAATAGTTAATGGCATATATTAGAATATTTCCATGATAGAGAAAATATGTAACTACTAATATTGCTATATGTTCCCTATCTTTAATAAGTGTTTTGATGAGCTACgggttttttaaacaaatactgcAAATTGATTCTGGTATAATTGTCAAGATGTTGTAAGAAATTTTTCAGTACTTGATgacatatacatagaaaattcatttctagCAATACTTATGTTCTgtttagaatatttaaatagaattCAGCTCATTGGGAAATTatcaagtaaaatttaaattatctttcacattaaaatggggagaaagaaagaatttagtGTAGTTATAAAGGAGCAGCCAATTTGAGGATGTTTATGCTAACAAATGATGTAATTTTAGGTATCCTTTGTCTTGTGAAGTTGGATCAAACTTTTAAGCTTATTTACATTTCTGAGtatgttttttttctatgtctgtagtTCTTACGAAGTCCCGTTACATCagcttttttaattgtttctttacGTCTATTTAATAGGACTCAAAACTGAAATGAAGAACCAGTCAAGAGAAATAGAGTTCATTCTCCTAGGACTGACTGATGACCCACAGTTACAAactgtgatttttatatttctctttctaaactATATGTTGAGTGTGATGGGGAACTTATCCATCATCCTTCTTATCTTGCTGGATCCCCGCCTCAAGactcccatgtattttttcctccaaaacttCTCCTTCTTGGAAGTTTCATTAACCACAGTCTGCATTCCCAGATTCTTAATAAGCATcgtaactaaaaacaaaataatttcctaCAATGGTTGTGCATCTCAGTTATTCTTTTTCCTCGTATTAGCTATTACAGAATTTTACCTGCTAGCTGCCATGTCTTTTGATCGTTATGTAGCAATCTGCAAACCCCTACATTACCCAATCATTATGAGCAAAAAAGTGTGCTACCAACTTGTGCTCAGTTCATGGGCAGCTGGCTTTCTGCTTACCTTTCCACCAGTGGTCTTGGGATTGAAACTGGAATTCTGTGCTTCCAAAGTAATTGATCACTTCATATGTGACACTTCCCCTGTGCTGCAGATTTCTTGCACAGACACTCACATCCTagaattgatttcatttttctcatctgctaTAAATCTCATGGTCACGTTGCTGTCAGTGATTTTTTCCTACACATATATAATCAAAACCATTCTAAAAATCCCCTCTGCCCAGAAAAGGTCAAAGGCTTTCTCCACTTGCTCTTCTCACATGATTGTAGTCTCCCTTACTTATGGCAGCTGTATCTTTATTTACATGAAGCCATCAGCAAAGGAAAGGGTGACGTTATCCAAAGGAGTAGCGGTTATCTATACCTCAGTTGCCCCTTTATTAAACCCCTTCATTTACACTCTAAGGAACCAGCAAGTGAAACAGGCTTTCAAGGATACACTCCAAAAGGttgtttatttcaataaatgagggaaaaattaagtttaaaatgtaaagaaaaaaaacaaataaaaattgtttaaaattgttactcattttaaaatttccttaaatgtgTCCTTCAATTATTTAGCCTTCTCAAAACATTTTAACCAAGCCTTTTAATACAATGACCTTTTTCTTCCTAATACAGTTTATTATTagcattcttttccatattaCAATGAGTCCTATCTTCAAGTTATCTACATAGTTATTAAACTTTATCTGTAATGCATACTACTGAcctaaataaaaagttaataattatatattaatcgTAAGAACATTTTATAGACATATGTATAATAGCATATACTACCACTGGGAtctgagaaataatttaaaattaacttcCTGGGATCACAAACCTGATAATTCAAAGTGTTATACTTTTGGCCAGTCATCCAAGATTGAAATTTAGATGTATATGTGAGCTTAATCAAGTCtctcaaattataatttttttttttttttttttgcctttttagggccgatcctacagcatatagaagttcccaggctaggggtcgaattggagctacaactgccagcctacaccacagccacagcaatgccagatcccagccttttctgcgagctacaccacagctcatggcaatgccagatccccaacccacgaggccagggattgaatccgtaaCATCATGGCttctagttgaatttgtttccactgtgccacgatgggaactcccaagtctctCAAATTCTTTGTTGCTAAATTTGTCTAGTTGTGAAATACATGTAATAAtgataattcttattttataaggTTCATTGACAATGAAATGATACCTCTATATCAAGTAACTCAAGATCTGCTCCGGGTCTAGACTGTACCCTCAATAAGTG
Above is a genomic segment from Phacochoerus africanus isolate WHEZ1 chromosome 7, ROS_Pafr_v1, whole genome shotgun sequence containing:
- the LOC125131705 gene encoding olfactory receptor 6C6-like, which translates into the protein MKNQSREIEFILLGLTDDPQLQTVIFIFLFLNYMLSVMGNLSIILLILLDPRLKTPMYFFLQNFSFLEVSLTTVCIPRFLISIVTKNKIISYNGCASQLFFFLVLAITEFYLLAAMSFDRYVAICKPLHYPIIMSKKVCYQLVLSSWAAGFLLTFPPVVLGLKLEFCASKVIDHFICDTSPVLQISCTDTHILELISFFSSAINLMVTLLSVIFSYTYIIKTILKIPSAQKRSKAFSTCSSHMIVVSLTYGSCIFIYMKPSAKERVTLSKGVAVIYTSVAPLLNPFIYTLRNQQVKQAFKDTLQKVVYFNK